One genomic region from Curtobacterium sp. 9128 encodes:
- the dnaG gene encoding DNA primase: MAGLIVRNDIDEVRARVNIADVVGDYVTLKSAGVGSLKGLCPFHDERSPSFHVRPQVGRYHCFGCGEDGDVFSFIMKQDHTTFSEAVERMAAKIGFTLHYEEGDGPRTDYNTRARLIAANEAAQQFYVAQLTSPQADPARRFLGERGFDPSAAQHFGVGFAPKSYDALKDHLKGRGFTMEELISAGLVGQGDRSPYDRFRGRLMWPIRDVTGATIGFGARRLLDDDKGPKYLNTPETPIYHKSQVLYGLDLARRDISKQKQVVIVEGYTDVMACHLAGVTTAVATCGTSFGVDHIKVLRPMLGDVSGADPNANGEVVFTFDPDEAGQRAASRAFAEEQRFAAQTYVAVAPGGLDPCDLRLARGDDAIRRLVTNKRPMFEFMIRRTLDGHDLETVEGRVAALRSAAPVLAGIRDRSLTQGYVRELAGWLGMDMGDVRRAVEGARSRSSSVPVGQAGPGGQMVAPLDEPVAGIRSLPNDPITRMERDAVMAMVQQPTSVGAPLLGLAAAATFSAPMLAVVRDAVVANVDSLGRSDWLDRLTADVPAPVRGLVSELALAPIPARNDEDLAIYCRGIVVALVERDLLARKASLLGQLQRADPNENADRRGEIQRQLVDIDAQRMRLRADADPA; this comes from the coding sequence GTGGCTGGACTCATCGTGCGGAACGACATCGACGAGGTCCGCGCACGCGTGAACATCGCCGACGTCGTCGGTGACTACGTCACGCTCAAGTCCGCCGGAGTCGGGTCGTTGAAGGGGCTCTGCCCGTTCCACGACGAGCGCTCTCCCTCGTTCCACGTCCGCCCGCAGGTCGGTCGGTACCACTGCTTCGGGTGTGGGGAGGACGGCGACGTCTTCAGCTTCATCATGAAGCAGGACCACACCACGTTCTCCGAAGCGGTCGAGCGGATGGCGGCCAAGATCGGCTTCACCCTCCACTACGAAGAGGGCGACGGGCCGCGGACCGACTACAACACGCGCGCACGGTTGATCGCGGCGAACGAAGCAGCGCAGCAGTTCTACGTCGCCCAGCTCACGTCCCCGCAGGCGGATCCAGCACGGCGGTTCCTGGGGGAGCGCGGCTTCGACCCGTCTGCCGCACAGCACTTCGGCGTCGGGTTCGCGCCGAAGTCCTACGACGCGCTCAAGGACCACCTCAAGGGCCGCGGCTTCACGATGGAAGAGCTCATCTCCGCCGGGCTCGTCGGTCAGGGGGACCGTTCACCGTACGACCGGTTCCGCGGGCGCCTGATGTGGCCGATCCGCGACGTCACGGGTGCCACGATCGGGTTCGGCGCCCGTCGGCTCCTCGACGACGACAAGGGCCCGAAGTACCTCAACACCCCCGAGACGCCGATCTACCACAAGAGCCAGGTGCTCTACGGGCTCGACCTCGCCCGGCGCGACATCTCGAAACAGAAGCAGGTCGTCATCGTCGAGGGCTACACCGACGTCATGGCCTGCCACCTCGCCGGGGTGACGACCGCCGTCGCCACGTGCGGCACCTCGTTCGGCGTCGACCACATCAAGGTCCTGCGCCCGATGCTCGGCGACGTCAGCGGCGCCGACCCGAACGCCAACGGGGAGGTCGTCTTCACGTTCGACCCGGACGAAGCCGGGCAGCGGGCGGCGTCCCGCGCCTTCGCCGAGGAACAGCGGTTCGCTGCGCAGACCTACGTCGCGGTGGCACCAGGTGGGCTCGACCCGTGCGACCTCCGACTGGCCAGGGGCGACGACGCGATCCGGCGGCTCGTCACGAACAAGCGGCCGATGTTCGAGTTCATGATCCGGCGCACGCTCGACGGGCACGACCTCGAGACGGTGGAGGGGCGGGTCGCTGCGCTCCGTTCCGCGGCACCGGTCCTCGCCGGCATCCGGGACCGTTCGTTGACGCAGGGCTACGTCCGCGAGCTCGCCGGGTGGCTCGGGATGGACATGGGCGACGTCCGCCGGGCGGTCGAGGGTGCTCGTTCCCGCTCGTCGTCCGTGCCCGTCGGCCAGGCCGGGCCCGGTGGACAGATGGTCGCCCCGCTCGACGAACCCGTCGCCGGGATCCGGTCGCTCCCGAACGACCCGATCACCCGCATGGAGCGCGACGCCGTGATGGCGATGGTGCAGCAGCCGACGTCGGTCGGCGCACCCCTGCTCGGCCTGGCGGCCGCCGCGACGTTCTCCGCGCCGATGCTCGCCGTCGTCCGTGACGCCGTCGTCGCCAACGTCGACTCGCTCGGACGGTCGGACTGGCTGGACCGCCTGACCGCCGACGTGCCCGCCCCGGTCAGGGGACTCGTGTCGGAGCTCGCGCTCGCGCCGATCCCCGCCCGCAACGACGAGGACCTGGCGATCTACTGCCGGGGGATCGTCGTGGCCCTGGTCGAGCGGGACCTGCTCGCGCGCAAGGCGTCACTGCTCGGGCAGCTCCAGCGCGCCGACCCGAACGAGAACGCCGATCGTCGCGGCGAGATCCAGCGCCAGCTCGTCGACATCGACGCGCAGCGCATGCGGCTCCGCGCCGACGCTGACCCCGCCTGA
- a CDS encoding deoxyguanosinetriphosphate triphosphohydrolase: protein MSATSSYGPADAERWLPEEHGNRRSDFARDRARLLHSSALRRLAAKTQVLSPTTGLDFARNRLTHSLEVAQVGRELADSLGLDPDVVDTACLAHDIGHPPFGHNGETAVNAWAAGIGGFEGNAQTLRLLTRLEPKVYGDDDRAYGLNLTRASLDASCKYPWPASQGVAESSSGRTKFGFYDDDHDAFEWLRAGAPRRQRCIEAQVMDLSDDIAYSVHDFEDAVVAGFIDVAALGDRVGENDIVSAMHAWVGDDLSRDELLEAFDRLRSLPLWMTSYDGSRQDAARLKNLTSQLIGRFARTATTATRQAYASGSLVRFAASVVTPPEIIGEIAVLKGIVAAFVMTHGDRQPVYEDQRRILTELLDAIADRGVSALEPGFAADWRAARDDAARLRAVVDQVASLTDQGALAWHRRLVVGDREAVHIPV, encoded by the coding sequence ATGAGCGCCACGAGCTCGTACGGACCGGCCGACGCGGAACGCTGGCTGCCCGAGGAACACGGCAACCGCCGCAGCGACTTCGCCCGCGACCGCGCCCGGCTGCTGCACTCCAGTGCGCTCCGCCGTCTCGCCGCCAAGACCCAGGTGCTGAGCCCGACCACCGGTCTCGACTTCGCCCGGAACCGCCTGACGCACTCGCTCGAGGTCGCGCAGGTCGGGCGGGAACTCGCTGACTCGCTCGGCCTCGACCCCGACGTCGTGGACACCGCCTGCCTGGCGCACGACATCGGCCACCCGCCGTTCGGCCACAACGGCGAGACCGCGGTGAACGCCTGGGCCGCCGGCATCGGTGGCTTCGAGGGCAACGCGCAGACCCTGCGGCTCCTGACCCGGCTCGAGCCGAAGGTCTACGGCGACGACGACCGTGCGTACGGCCTGAACCTCACCAGGGCCTCGCTCGACGCCTCGTGCAAGTACCCGTGGCCGGCGTCGCAGGGTGTCGCCGAGTCGTCGTCCGGACGCACCAAGTTCGGTTTCTACGACGACGACCACGACGCCTTCGAGTGGCTCCGAGCAGGTGCTCCCCGCCGACAGCGCTGCATCGAGGCCCAGGTGATGGACCTCTCCGACGACATCGCGTACTCCGTGCACGACTTCGAGGACGCCGTCGTCGCCGGGTTCATCGACGTCGCCGCGCTGGGGGACCGCGTCGGCGAGAACGACATCGTGTCCGCCATGCACGCCTGGGTCGGCGACGACCTCAGCCGCGACGAACTCCTCGAGGCGTTCGACCGGCTGCGATCGCTGCCGCTGTGGATGACGTCCTACGACGGCTCCCGGCAGGACGCCGCTCGCCTGAAGAACCTGACGTCGCAGCTCATCGGTCGGTTCGCCAGGACGGCGACCACGGCGACCCGGCAGGCGTACGCGTCCGGGTCGCTCGTCCGGTTCGCCGCGTCGGTGGTCACCCCGCCGGAGATCATCGGCGAGATCGCGGTGCTCAAGGGGATCGTCGCAGCGTTCGTGATGACCCACGGCGATCGGCAGCCCGTGTACGAGGACCAGCGCCGGATCCTCACCGAGCTCCTCGACGCGATCGCCGACCGCGGCGTGTCCGCGCTCGAGCCGGGGTTCGCCGCCGACTGGCGCGCTGCACGTGACGACGCTGCACGGCTGCGCGCGGTCGTCGACCAGGTCGCGAGCCTGACCGACCAGGGCGCCCTGGCATGGCACCGGCGGCTCGTCGTCGGCGACCGGGAAGCCGTCCACATCCCCGTCTGA